From one Aspergillus fumigatus Af293 chromosome 8, whole genome shotgun sequence genomic stretch:
- the psoC gene encoding methyltransferase psoC produces MDNFMEMTKKLGHQPELLRLRALDATYDDALEGKLVVAPLDMSEPGKKILDSGTADGTWLRNVRSKQSVPHDYYGSDVEGELFPKDPDGITYFAHSFKDPWPQQYLGFFDLVHIRGSLAGSAPEGPAPVIQNLTTLLKPGGWVQLMEMNAFSPPPNGPAMTDFAKMASEMFTGIGVGDFANNNKSMLEDAGLKNVQEKRVIVNLGKKAKPELHDQSIHGVTGPIVPLTSVARTVKSSFTGEQLDALPARVKEELETEGGQVEMIIAFGQKA; encoded by the exons ATGGATAACTTTATGGAGatgaccaagaagctcgGGCATCAGCCCGAGTTGCTGCGCCTGAGAGCATTGGATGCCACTTATGACGATGCCTTGGAGGGGAAACTTGTGGTGGCCCCCCTCGATATGAGCGAGCCGGGCAAGAAGATTCTGGACTCTGGCACCGCGGATG GCACCTGGCTTCGCAATGTGCGGAGCAAACAATCGGTCCCGCATGACTACTACGGCAGCGACGTTGAAGGCGAGTTGTTCCCTAAGGATCCAGATGGCATCACCTATTTCGCCCATTCCTTCAAGGACCCATGGCCCCAGCAGTACTTGGGCTTTTTCGACCTGGTCCACATCCGAGGCAGTCTGGCGGGCTCCGCGCCCGAGGGACCGGCTCCGGTGATTCAGAACCTGACTACTCTGTTGAAGCCTGGCGGTTGGGTTCAGCTCATGGAAATGAATGCCTTCAGCCCGCCACCGAATGGCCCTGCCATGACGGACTTTGCCAAGATGGCCTCGGAAATGTTCACAGGCATCGGTGTGGGTGACTTtgccaacaacaacaagTCCATGCTGGAAGACGCCGGCTTGAAGAACGTGCAGGAGAAGCGCGTCATTGTCAACCTGGGAAAGAAAGCAAAGCCCGAGCTCCACGACCAGAGTATTCATGGAGTCACTGGGCCCATTGTGCCGTTGACGAGCGTGGCCAGGACCGTGAAGTCTTCGTTTACCGGTGAACAGCTTGATGCGCTTCCCGCGCGTGTCaaggaagagctggagaccGAAGGGGGTCAAGTTGAGATGATTATTGCCTTTGGCCAGAAGGCTTGA